The Kogia breviceps isolate mKogBre1 chromosome 4, mKogBre1 haplotype 1, whole genome shotgun sequence genome window below encodes:
- the PTBP1 gene encoding polypyrimidine tract-binding protein 1 isoform X2 produces the protein MDGIVPDIAVGTKRGSDELFSACVTNGPFIMSSNSASTANGNDSKKFKGDNRSTGVPSRVIHIRKLPSDVTEGEVISLGLPFGKVTNLLMLKGKNQAFIEMNTEEAANTMVNYYTSVTPVLRGQPIYIQFSNHKELKTDSSPNQARAQAALQAVNSVQSGNLALAASAAAVDAGMAMAGQSPVLRIIVENLFYPVTLDVLHQIFSKFGTVLKIITFTKNNQFQALLQYADPVSAQHAKLSLDGQNIYNACCTLRIDFSKLTSLNVKYNNDKSRDYTRPDLPSGDSQPSLDQTMAAAFGLSVPNVHGALAPLAIPSAAAAAAAAGRIAIPGLAGAGNAVLLVSNLNPERVTPQSLFILFGVYGDVQRVKILFNKKENALVQMADGSQAQLAMSHLNGHKLHGKPVRITLSKHQNVQLPREGQEDQGLTKDYGNSPLHRFKKPGSKNFQNIFPPSATLHLSNIPPSISEDDLKILFSSNGGIVKGFKFFQKDRKMALIQMGSVEEAIQALIDLHNHDLGENHHLRVSFSKSTI, from the exons CGGGGATCTGACGAGCTCTTCTCTGCCTGTGTCACTAACGGACCCTTTATCATGAGCAGTAACTCGGCTTCCACAG CAAATGGAAACGACAGCAAGAAGTTCAAGGGGGACAACAGGAGCACAGGTGTGCCCTCCAGGGTGATCCACATCCGAAAGCTGCCCAGTGATGTCACCGAGGGGGAGGTCATCTCCTTGGGGCTGCCCTTCGGGAAGGTCACCAATCTCCTGAtgctgaaagggaagaaccaG gccttCATCGAGATGAACACGGAGGAAGCCGCCAACACCATGGTGAACTACTATACGTCGGTGACGCCCGTATTGCGTGGCCAGCCCATCTATATCCAGTTCTCCAACCACAAGGAGCTCAAGACGGACAGCTCGCCCAACCAGGCG CGGGCCCAGGCGGCCCTGCAGGCGGTGAACTCGGTCCAGTCGGGAAACCTGGCCCTGGCCGCCTCGGCCGCGGCGGTGGACGCGGGGATGGCGATGGCCGGCCAGAGCCCGGTGCTCAGGATCATCGTGGAGAACCTCTTCTACCCGGTGACCCTGGACGTGCTTCACCAG ATCTTCTCCAAGTTCGGCACCGTCCTGAAGATTATCACTTTCACCAAGAACAATCAGTTCCAGGCGCTGCTGCAGTACGCCGACCCCGTGAGCGCCCAGCACGCCAAGCTG TCGCTGGACGGCCAGAACATCTACAACGCCTGCTGCACCCTGCGCATCGACTTCTCCAAGCTCACCAGCCTCAACGTCAAGTACAACAACGACAAGAGCCGTGACTACACGCGCCCCGATCTGCCATCCGGCGACAGCCAGCCGTCGCTGGACCAGACCATGGCTGCAGCCTTCG GCCTCTCCGTCCCTAACGTGCACGGGGCCCTGGCTCCCCTGGCCATCCCgtcggcggcagcggcggcggcggcagcgggccGGATCGCCATCCCGGGCCTGGCAGGGGCAGGAAACGCTGTCCTGCTGGTCAGCAACCTCAACCCCGAG AGAGTCACACCCCAAAGCCTCTTTATTCTTTTCG GCGTGTACGGCGACGTGCAGCGGGTGAAGATCCTGTTCAACAAGAAGGAGAACGCCCTGGTGCAGATGGCCGACGGGAGCCAGGCCCAGCTGG CCATGAGCCACCTCAACGGGCACAAGCTGCACGGGAAGCCGGTGCGCATCACGCTCTCCAAGCACCAGAACGTGCAGCTGCCCCGTGAGGGCCAGGAGGACCAGGGCCTGACCAAGGACTATGGCAACTCGCCCCTGCACCGCTTCAAGAAGCCCGGCTCCAAGAACTTCCAGAACATCTTCCCGCCCTCGGCCACCCTGCACCTCTCCAATATCCC GCCCTCCATCTCCGAGGACGACCTCAAGATTCTCTTCTCCAGCAACGGCGGGATCGTGAAAGGGTTCAAGTTCTTCCA GAAGGACCGCAAGATGGCGCTGATCCAGATGGGTTCCGTGGAGGAGGCCATCCAGGCGCTCATCGACCTGCACAACCACGACCTGGGTGAGAACCACCACCTGCGGGTGTCCTTCTCCAAGTCCACCATCTAG
- the PTBP1 gene encoding polypyrimidine tract-binding protein 1 isoform X1 yields MDGIVPDIAVGTKRGSDELFSACVTNGPFIMSSNSASTANGNDSKKFKGDNRSTGVPSRVIHIRKLPSDVTEGEVISLGLPFGKVTNLLMLKGKNQAFIEMNTEEAANTMVNYYTSVTPVLRGQPIYIQFSNHKELKTDSSPNQARAQAALQAVNSVQSGNLALAASAAAVDAGMAMAGQSPVLRIIVENLFYPVTLDVLHQIFSKFGTVLKIITFTKNNQFQALLQYADPVSAQHAKLSLDGQNIYNACCTLRIDFSKLTSLNVKYNNDKSRDYTRPDLPSGDSQPSLDQTMAAAFGAPGIMSASPYAGAGFPPTFAIPQAAGLSVPNVHGALAPLAIPSAAAAAAAAGRIAIPGLAGAGNAVLLVSNLNPERVTPQSLFILFGVYGDVQRVKILFNKKENALVQMADGSQAQLAMSHLNGHKLHGKPVRITLSKHQNVQLPREGQEDQGLTKDYGNSPLHRFKKPGSKNFQNIFPPSATLHLSNIPPSISEDDLKILFSSNGGIVKGFKFFQKDRKMALIQMGSVEEAIQALIDLHNHDLGENHHLRVSFSKSTI; encoded by the exons CGGGGATCTGACGAGCTCTTCTCTGCCTGTGTCACTAACGGACCCTTTATCATGAGCAGTAACTCGGCTTCCACAG CAAATGGAAACGACAGCAAGAAGTTCAAGGGGGACAACAGGAGCACAGGTGTGCCCTCCAGGGTGATCCACATCCGAAAGCTGCCCAGTGATGTCACCGAGGGGGAGGTCATCTCCTTGGGGCTGCCCTTCGGGAAGGTCACCAATCTCCTGAtgctgaaagggaagaaccaG gccttCATCGAGATGAACACGGAGGAAGCCGCCAACACCATGGTGAACTACTATACGTCGGTGACGCCCGTATTGCGTGGCCAGCCCATCTATATCCAGTTCTCCAACCACAAGGAGCTCAAGACGGACAGCTCGCCCAACCAGGCG CGGGCCCAGGCGGCCCTGCAGGCGGTGAACTCGGTCCAGTCGGGAAACCTGGCCCTGGCCGCCTCGGCCGCGGCGGTGGACGCGGGGATGGCGATGGCCGGCCAGAGCCCGGTGCTCAGGATCATCGTGGAGAACCTCTTCTACCCGGTGACCCTGGACGTGCTTCACCAG ATCTTCTCCAAGTTCGGCACCGTCCTGAAGATTATCACTTTCACCAAGAACAATCAGTTCCAGGCGCTGCTGCAGTACGCCGACCCCGTGAGCGCCCAGCACGCCAAGCTG TCGCTGGACGGCCAGAACATCTACAACGCCTGCTGCACCCTGCGCATCGACTTCTCCAAGCTCACCAGCCTCAACGTCAAGTACAACAACGACAAGAGCCGTGACTACACGCGCCCCGATCTGCCATCCGGCGACAGCCAGCCGTCGCTGGACCAGACCATGGCTGCAGCCTTCG gtgcgCCTGGTATAATGTCAGCCTCTCCGTATGCAGGAGCTGGTTTCCCTCCCACCTTTGCAATTCCTCAAGCCGCAG GCCTCTCCGTCCCTAACGTGCACGGGGCCCTGGCTCCCCTGGCCATCCCgtcggcggcagcggcggcggcggcagcgggccGGATCGCCATCCCGGGCCTGGCAGGGGCAGGAAACGCTGTCCTGCTGGTCAGCAACCTCAACCCCGAG AGAGTCACACCCCAAAGCCTCTTTATTCTTTTCG GCGTGTACGGCGACGTGCAGCGGGTGAAGATCCTGTTCAACAAGAAGGAGAACGCCCTGGTGCAGATGGCCGACGGGAGCCAGGCCCAGCTGG CCATGAGCCACCTCAACGGGCACAAGCTGCACGGGAAGCCGGTGCGCATCACGCTCTCCAAGCACCAGAACGTGCAGCTGCCCCGTGAGGGCCAGGAGGACCAGGGCCTGACCAAGGACTATGGCAACTCGCCCCTGCACCGCTTCAAGAAGCCCGGCTCCAAGAACTTCCAGAACATCTTCCCGCCCTCGGCCACCCTGCACCTCTCCAATATCCC GCCCTCCATCTCCGAGGACGACCTCAAGATTCTCTTCTCCAGCAACGGCGGGATCGTGAAAGGGTTCAAGTTCTTCCA GAAGGACCGCAAGATGGCGCTGATCCAGATGGGTTCCGTGGAGGAGGCCATCCAGGCGCTCATCGACCTGCACAACCACGACCTGGGTGAGAACCACCACCTGCGGGTGTCCTTCTCCAAGTCCACCATCTAG